The following proteins are encoded in a genomic region of Actinomadura sp. NAK00032:
- a CDS encoding aldehyde dehydrogenase: MTTGNAKREHYQMLIGGVWSDAADGRRFDSINPFDGHHWADVPLAGDEDVDAAVHAARAAFEEGPWAAASPSQRAALLRRLGDLITERADDLARVQVLENGKLIREVAGQTRALAGHCYFFAGIAETTHGHTLASSVPNMHVFTVREPLGVVAAITPWNSPLALLLWKLCPALAAGNTVVIKPSEVTPVSTLLLGRLIEEAGFPAGVVNIVTGEGATGAALTRHPDVDKIAFTGSTAVGRTIAATAAERLARVSLELGGKSPNIIFPDADLPNAVNGVLAGVFAATGQTCMAGSRVLVHQDIHDEFATALVERAKNIKIGDPLDPETEMGTVACLSQHRKVLDYIEIAKKEGATLLTGGGRPADPALSEGLFVEPTVFSGVTNDMRIAREEVFGPIVVLIPFRDEDHAVTIANDTPFGLAAGVWTIDVARAHRMIRRLRAGTVWVNNYRKTNYIAPFGGFKDSGLGRENGLEAINDYTEVKTAWIDMGNQIKDPFNPRA; encoded by the coding sequence ATGACGACCGGCAACGCGAAGCGCGAGCACTACCAGATGCTGATCGGCGGAGTCTGGAGCGATGCCGCCGACGGCCGCCGCTTCGACTCGATCAACCCCTTCGACGGACACCACTGGGCCGACGTCCCGCTGGCCGGGGACGAGGACGTGGACGCCGCGGTCCACGCCGCCCGCGCCGCGTTCGAGGAAGGCCCCTGGGCGGCGGCGTCCCCGTCCCAGCGCGCCGCGCTGCTACGCCGCCTCGGCGACCTGATCACTGAGCGCGCCGACGATCTGGCTCGTGTCCAGGTGCTGGAGAACGGCAAGCTCATCCGTGAGGTCGCCGGGCAGACGCGGGCACTGGCCGGGCACTGCTACTTCTTCGCCGGCATCGCCGAGACCACGCACGGCCACACTCTCGCCAGCAGCGTCCCGAACATGCACGTCTTCACTGTCCGTGAGCCGCTCGGCGTCGTGGCCGCCATCACCCCGTGGAACAGCCCCCTGGCACTGTTGCTGTGGAAGCTGTGCCCGGCGCTCGCCGCCGGCAACACGGTGGTCATCAAGCCATCCGAGGTCACCCCCGTCTCCACCCTCCTCCTCGGCCGCCTCATCGAGGAGGCGGGCTTCCCGGCGGGGGTGGTCAACATCGTCACAGGCGAAGGCGCCACCGGCGCCGCCCTGACCCGGCACCCCGACGTCGACAAGATCGCTTTCACCGGTTCCACCGCAGTGGGCAGGACCATCGCCGCCACCGCCGCCGAACGCCTCGCCCGCGTCTCGCTCGAACTCGGCGGCAAGTCGCCCAACATCATCTTCCCCGACGCCGACCTGCCCAATGCCGTCAACGGCGTCCTTGCCGGAGTCTTCGCCGCCACTGGGCAGACGTGTATGGCCGGATCTCGTGTCCTGGTGCATCAGGACATCCATGATGAGTTCGCCACCGCCCTCGTGGAACGCGCCAAGAACATCAAGATCGGTGACCCGCTCGACCCCGAGACCGAGATGGGCACCGTCGCCTGCCTCTCCCAGCACCGCAAGGTCCTCGACTACATCGAGATCGCCAAGAAGGAGGGCGCCACTCTCCTGACCGGCGGCGGGCGTCCCGCGGATCCCGCCCTGTCGGAGGGCCTGTTCGTCGAACCGACTGTCTTCTCCGGCGTCACGAACGACATGCGCATCGCCCGGGAGGAGGTTTTCGGTCCAATCGTGGTCCTCATACCGTTCCGGGACGAAGACCATGCCGTCACGATCGCCAACGACACGCCCTTCGGCCTCGCCGCGGGCGTCTGGACCATCGATGTCGCCCGTGCCCACCGCATGATCCGCCGGCTCCGCGCCGGCACGGTCTGGGTGAACAACTACCGAAAGACCAACTACATCGCGCCCTTCGGCGGATTCAAGGACAGCGGCCTCGGACGCGAGAACGGTCTCGAGGCGATCAACGACTACACCGAGGTGAAGACCGCCTGGATCGACATGGGCAACCAGATCAAGGATCCGTTCAACCCCCGCGCTTAG
- a CDS encoding FAD-binding protein — protein MNEEQADLVVVGCGAGGLAAAVRFLETTSGAKVVVLERADRERRGGNTAWTGSFFRLRPDGEPAPDFEQRMHELSGGRTDKQIIRTLAEHARPTVEWLRAQGVPTIAGPTYFLTSKGPRLMPAGGGGAIVDRLCARVTELGGVIEYGATATDLVQDSDGTVTGVTGTSGTGPAAGERTWRAATVVLACGGFEGSETLLREHLGETGPDLPTITPGGRANRGDGITMGVRAGAATDGQFDRFHGEPVDPRSRKAEALLMVYPYGILVDHRGTRFLDEGADTPDNTFEDVAYRIWRDADQFAFLIADQKLMRQDIGRAVLTDVEPVTAPTLDVLAARLDIDPSTLHKTVAAYNSAAVPGELDVTRLDGAATSGLEPPKSNWARPIDEPPYVAWPVTCAITFTFGGLRTDAEARVLTAGGLPIPGLYAVGEVAGIYHHNYPGATSVLRALAFGRIAGEHAAARTGELDVQ, from the coding sequence GTGAACGAAGAACAGGCTGACCTGGTCGTCGTCGGATGCGGGGCGGGAGGCTTGGCGGCCGCTGTCCGGTTTCTGGAAACCACATCCGGCGCCAAGGTCGTGGTGCTGGAACGCGCCGACCGCGAACGCCGCGGCGGGAACACCGCGTGGACGGGTTCCTTCTTCCGGCTGCGGCCGGACGGGGAGCCCGCACCGGACTTCGAGCAGCGCATGCATGAGCTGAGCGGCGGACGGACCGACAAGCAGATCATCCGAACGCTCGCCGAGCATGCCAGGCCCACCGTCGAATGGCTGAGAGCCCAAGGCGTGCCCACCATCGCCGGGCCGACGTACTTCCTGACGTCCAAGGGGCCGCGTCTCATGCCCGCCGGAGGCGGCGGCGCCATCGTCGATCGGCTCTGCGCCCGCGTCACCGAACTCGGAGGCGTCATCGAGTACGGCGCGACCGCCACGGACCTCGTCCAGGACTCCGACGGCACCGTCACCGGCGTGACCGGGACCTCCGGAACGGGTCCGGCGGCCGGTGAACGCACCTGGCGGGCGGCAACCGTCGTGCTGGCCTGCGGTGGCTTCGAAGGCAGCGAGACGCTGCTACGCGAGCACCTCGGCGAAACCGGACCCGACCTTCCCACCATCACTCCCGGTGGCCGCGCCAACCGGGGCGACGGCATCACGATGGGCGTCCGGGCCGGCGCGGCGACCGACGGCCAGTTCGACCGCTTCCACGGTGAGCCGGTCGATCCCCGCTCGCGCAAGGCGGAGGCGCTCCTGATGGTCTACCCGTACGGGATCCTCGTCGACCACCGTGGGACCCGCTTCCTCGACGAGGGTGCCGACACTCCGGACAACACTTTCGAGGACGTGGCGTACCGGATCTGGCGCGACGCCGACCAGTTCGCCTTCCTCATCGCCGACCAGAAACTCATGCGGCAGGACATCGGCAGGGCCGTCCTGACCGACGTCGAGCCGGTGACCGCGCCCACACTCGACGTGCTCGCGGCCCGCCTCGACATCGATCCCTCGACGCTGCACAAGACCGTGGCCGCCTACAACTCCGCCGCCGTCCCGGGCGAGCTCGACGTCACACGGCTCGACGGAGCCGCCACGTCGGGACTGGAACCGCCCAAGTCCAACTGGGCCCGGCCCATCGACGAGCCGCCGTACGTCGCCTGGCCGGTGACCTGCGCCATCACCTTCACTTTCGGCGGGCTGCGGACCGACGCCGAAGCTCGCGTCCTGACCGCCGGCGGTCTGCCCATTCCGGGGCTGTACGCCGTGGGCGAGGTCGCGGGGATCTATCACCACAACTATCCCGGCGCCACTTCCGTCCTGCGGGCCCTGGCCTTCGGCCGTATCGCCGGAGAACACGCCGCGGCCCGAACAGGGGAGCTGGACGTCCAGTGA
- a CDS encoding YciI family protein yields MYVIVLRYLAPLDVIDALKDAHYANPAGVFAKGMVRFAGPLVPRTGGLIIAEGEPSAIEAAVASDPFITQGAATADIFRFEPTWTSGKAAAAPSAP; encoded by the coding sequence ATGTATGTGATCGTGCTCAGGTACCTCGCCCCCCTTGATGTCATCGACGCGCTCAAGGATGCCCACTATGCCAACCCCGCCGGCGTGTTCGCCAAGGGAATGGTGCGCTTCGCGGGCCCGCTGGTGCCCCGCACCGGCGGGCTGATCATCGCGGAGGGCGAACCGTCGGCGATCGAGGCGGCCGTCGCCTCCGACCCGTTCATCACCCAGGGCGCGGCCACCGCCGACATCTTCCGGTTCGAACCCACCTGGACGTCGGGGAAGGCCGCCGCGGCGCCGAGCGCCCCTTGA
- a CDS encoding IclR family transcriptional regulator, giving the protein MGDNDKGPNTARGEGVRSVARAVELLQLFDVHHRTRTLRDLVELTGLPKTTVIRLLATLESLGLVSVTGEMTYGLGAGFLRWVRLSQLIWEVSTETRAIMRELVDRCGETVNIYARQDAGRVCIAQEEGTATVRSVVEVGVPMTLAAGASATILLADAPAHLFDELEARGELLDPVALKRQVAAVRETGYAVTHGERELGASSVAAPIRAKDGRIVAALAASGPTSRFTAEQISEYVPAVTRAAARITEVGLGNVEAFL; this is encoded by the coding sequence ATGGGCGACAACGACAAGGGGCCGAACACGGCCAGAGGCGAAGGTGTACGCAGCGTCGCGCGCGCCGTGGAGCTGCTGCAGCTCTTCGATGTCCACCACCGGACAAGGACCCTGCGCGACCTGGTCGAGTTGACCGGTCTGCCCAAGACCACCGTCATCCGGTTGCTGGCGACACTCGAATCGCTGGGTCTGGTCAGCGTCACCGGCGAGATGACCTACGGGCTCGGCGCCGGGTTCCTGCGCTGGGTGAGGCTGTCCCAGCTCATCTGGGAAGTGAGCACCGAGACTCGCGCCATCATGCGTGAGCTGGTGGACCGCTGCGGCGAGACCGTCAACATCTACGCGCGGCAGGACGCCGGCCGCGTCTGCATCGCGCAGGAAGAGGGCACCGCCACCGTGCGGAGCGTCGTCGAGGTCGGCGTTCCGATGACCTTGGCCGCGGGGGCGTCGGCCACGATCCTGCTCGCCGACGCCCCCGCGCACCTCTTCGACGAGCTCGAGGCGAGGGGCGAACTGCTCGACCCGGTGGCCCTCAAACGACAGGTGGCCGCCGTTCGCGAGACGGGTTACGCCGTGACGCACGGCGAACGCGAGCTCGGAGCCTCCTCCGTCGCCGCTCCGATCCGAGCCAAGGACGGCCGGATCGTGGCGGCCCTGGCGGCGAGCGGCCCGACCTCCCGCTTCACCGCCGAGCAGATCAGCGAATACGTACCCGCGGTCACGCGCGCCGCAGCGCGCATCACCGAAGTGGGACTGGGCAATGTGGAGGCATTCCTGTGA
- a CDS encoding L-histidine N(alpha)-methyltransferase, giving the protein MDVQQHSVSPRDDFYRTYSAAQVDAIVDSLVQRGEFPYELTYLGDGSEMWREAETPSDAEHSPMLSDFDTLLTSHAARLLAVAPSASPVRIVDLGPGTTRPVRGLIRHLLDESRLAGYRAIDISAQILELARQNLGNDFPGHAGRFELCRGDFTGPDLARVLAAEGDGADTVRFVVLAGGTLYNFADPARVLRHVCHSLRDDDALLLTLRIDTGVDRPPFMDQISVGGPYKPQQLAGLDLLAVDRSWYVTETGFDRDRSDVFVRVRFLEPVTVTFAVGDDQRAVAFEPGDTVLVWRYLYHDAAAVADQLGRCGLRVRLFEHGQDKQVVLVAATPAR; this is encoded by the coding sequence ATGGATGTACAACAGCATTCCGTGTCGCCGCGCGACGACTTCTATCGCACCTACTCGGCGGCACAGGTCGATGCCATCGTCGACTCGCTCGTTCAGCGTGGCGAGTTCCCGTACGAACTGACCTACCTCGGCGATGGCAGCGAGATGTGGCGGGAGGCCGAAACACCGTCCGATGCCGAGCACTCGCCGATGCTGAGCGATTTCGACACGCTCCTGACGAGCCACGCCGCCCGGCTCCTCGCCGTCGCGCCGTCAGCTTCACCGGTCCGGATCGTCGACCTCGGACCGGGGACGACGCGTCCGGTGCGCGGGCTGATCCGCCACCTGCTGGACGAGTCCCGCCTGGCCGGCTACCGCGCGATCGACATCAGCGCGCAGATCCTCGAACTGGCCAGGCAGAACCTCGGAAATGACTTCCCCGGTCACGCGGGACGCTTCGAGCTGTGCCGCGGCGATTTCACCGGTCCCGATCTCGCCCGCGTTCTCGCCGCCGAAGGCGACGGCGCCGATACCGTTCGTTTCGTCGTCCTGGCCGGTGGGACGCTTTACAACTTTGCCGACCCGGCCCGGGTTCTGCGACACGTATGCCATTCCTTGCGCGATGACGACGCGCTGCTGTTGACGCTGCGCATCGACACCGGTGTCGACCGGCCTCCCTTCATGGACCAGATCAGCGTCGGCGGCCCGTACAAGCCCCAGCAACTGGCGGGACTGGACCTGCTCGCCGTCGACCGCTCCTGGTACGTCACCGAAACCGGGTTCGACCGTGACCGCAGCGATGTCTTTGTCCGGGTGCGGTTCCTCGAGCCGGTCACCGTGACCTTCGCGGTCGGAGACGACCAGAGGGCGGTCGCGTTCGAGCCGGGCGACACCGTGCTCGTCTGGCGCTACCTCTACCACGACGCCGCGGCGGTGGCCGACCAGCTCGGCCGCTGCGGGCTGCGGGTCCGCCTGTTCGAACACGGCCAGGACAAGCAAGTGGTCCTCGTCGCCGCAACGCCCGCCCGCTGA
- a CDS encoding transposase produces MPGELWAIVEPVVPEFTPRRQGGGTASVDDRAVFTAIVYVLASGCAWRHLSGESGVEVPTAHGRFTAWTAARLWPRPRPKSTTARRAQTLADGVTADPVAARTAPSAAGESPRRQGVQLRRASDLAVRLSAPDRPYERRGHLFNAFLVLAATITCYEKLAKLPT; encoded by the coding sequence GTGCCGGGTGAGTTGTGGGCGATCGTCGAGCCGGTGGTGCCGGAGTTCACGCCGCGTCGGCAGGGTGGCGGGACGGCGTCGGTGGACGATCGGGCGGTGTTCACCGCGATCGTGTACGTGCTGGCGAGCGGGTGCGCGTGGCGGCACCTGTCGGGTGAGTCCGGGGTGGAGGTGCCGACGGCGCATGGGCGGTTCACCGCTTGGACGGCCGCGAGGTTGTGGCCGCGGCCGCGACCAAAGTCCACGACAGCCAGGCGCGCTCAAACCCTTGCTGATGGCGTTACCGCCGATCCGGTCGCGGCGCGGACCGCGCCGTCGGCGGCCGGTGAAAGTCCGCGCCGACAAGGCGTACAACTCCGCCGAGCATCTGACCTGGCCGTTCGGCTATCGGCGCCTGACCGTCCCTACGAACGCCGCGGCCACCTGTTCAACGCCTTCCTCGTCCTCGCAGCCACCATCACCTGCTACGAGAAGCTCGCCAAACTCCCCACGTGA
- a CDS encoding citryl-CoA lyase, with translation MTPQPPDVPTEAVTGWWETDVCDIAPDVIRLRGYPIEQLIGRISVPGMIWLLLRGDLPARGQAALLERAMVAAVDHGAQAPSIAAARMAVTCGVGLNSAIATGVGLLGDVHGGAGQQCMEVLAAIRERVDREAISVEEAVEETLADQRAAGRYMPGFGHRFHRRDPRRDPLMAAVEESTRHGVVDGAFLAIGLEIERRLSSGRSRPVPMNIDGATAIIYSELGFPPELGRGLFVLSRSIGILAHAWEEKKQGRRIKGPIPPPLLPAYRGVPARDVPAGQ, from the coding sequence ATGACCCCGCAGCCTCCGGACGTCCCCACGGAAGCGGTCACCGGCTGGTGGGAGACCGATGTCTGCGACATCGCCCCCGACGTCATCAGGCTCCGCGGGTACCCGATCGAACAGCTCATAGGGCGGATTTCCGTTCCCGGCATGATCTGGTTGTTGCTGCGCGGTGACCTGCCTGCGCGGGGCCAGGCTGCTTTGCTGGAGAGGGCGATGGTCGCCGCTGTCGACCACGGCGCCCAGGCTCCCTCGATCGCGGCGGCGCGCATGGCGGTGACCTGCGGCGTCGGCCTCAACAGCGCGATCGCGACAGGGGTCGGCCTGCTCGGCGACGTCCATGGTGGAGCGGGCCAGCAGTGCATGGAGGTCCTCGCGGCGATTCGCGAGCGCGTCGACAGGGAGGCGATCTCCGTCGAGGAGGCGGTCGAGGAGACGCTCGCCGATCAACGTGCCGCCGGGCGGTACATGCCGGGCTTCGGTCACCGCTTCCATCGGCGCGATCCGCGCCGAGACCCGCTCATGGCGGCCGTCGAGGAGAGTACGCGGCACGGTGTCGTCGACGGGGCGTTCCTCGCCATCGGCTTGGAGATCGAGCGCCGGCTGTCCTCCGGACGCTCCCGGCCGGTTCCGATGAACATCGATGGCGCCACGGCGATCATCTACAGCGAGTTGGGCTTCCCACCGGAACTGGGCCGGGGCCTGTTCGTCCTCTCGCGGAGCATCGGCATCCTGGCGCACGCGTGGGAGGAGAAGAAGCAGGGACGGCGGATCAAAGGTCCCATTCCGCCGCCGCTCCTGCCCGCATACCGCGGGGTCCCGGCGCGCGATGTCCCTGCCGGTCAATGA
- a CDS encoding CaiB/BaiF CoA-transferase family protein — protein sequence MSEATGTKASGHDGLLEGVRVLDMTNVLSGPYASYQLVLMGADVIKLEVPGSGDLARQLGADSALNGENLGVSFLAQNAGKRSVTVNLKRERGREVFARLVAQADVLLENFRPGVLERLGFGWDRLREINPQLVYCALSGFGASGPMRRRPAYDQVIQGLSGIMSVTGTPETAPLRVGYPVCDSIGGIAAAFSVAAALVRRHRTNRGAFLDVSMLDASLTAMGWVVSDYLVTGREPVPMANENRTSAPSGAFDTADGKLNIAANQQQQFETLCAVLDRRDLLTDPRFVTRDDRKSNRDTLRKELEKTLRTRTAQEWDEILMSTGVPAAPVLTVPQALASPQVEHRRLAHRLPVSAQDGRELTLLGSPTHVDGEALAPPGPPPRLGEHTDEVLDAIGFSSAEIAALRDEGAI from the coding sequence GTGAGTGAGGCAACCGGCACCAAGGCTTCCGGGCACGACGGGTTGCTGGAGGGCGTGCGCGTTCTCGACATGACCAACGTGCTGTCCGGTCCGTATGCGTCATACCAGCTGGTGCTCATGGGCGCCGACGTCATCAAGCTGGAGGTGCCGGGCTCGGGTGACCTCGCCCGCCAACTCGGGGCCGACTCCGCGCTCAACGGCGAGAACCTCGGTGTGTCGTTCCTCGCGCAGAACGCCGGCAAGCGGTCAGTGACCGTCAACCTCAAGCGAGAGCGCGGCCGCGAGGTGTTCGCGCGCCTGGTCGCTCAGGCCGACGTGCTGCTGGAGAACTTCCGTCCGGGTGTCCTGGAACGGCTGGGGTTCGGATGGGATCGGCTGCGCGAGATCAACCCGCAGTTGGTGTACTGCGCGTTGTCGGGCTTCGGGGCGAGTGGACCGATGCGCCGGCGGCCGGCCTACGACCAGGTGATCCAGGGCCTGTCGGGGATCATGAGCGTGACCGGCACCCCTGAGACGGCTCCGCTGCGTGTCGGCTACCCCGTCTGCGACAGCATCGGCGGCATCGCGGCGGCCTTCTCGGTCGCGGCGGCCCTGGTCCGCCGGCACCGCACGAACCGGGGAGCGTTTCTGGACGTCTCCATGCTGGACGCCTCCCTCACGGCGATGGGCTGGGTCGTCTCGGACTACCTGGTCACCGGCCGCGAGCCCGTGCCCATGGCGAACGAGAACAGGACCTCGGCCCCGTCCGGCGCCTTCGACACCGCCGACGGCAAGCTCAACATCGCCGCCAACCAGCAGCAGCAGTTCGAGACGCTCTGCGCGGTCCTCGACCGGCGGGACCTGCTGACCGATCCGCGGTTCGTGACCCGCGACGACCGCAAGTCCAACCGGGACACGCTGCGCAAGGAACTGGAGAAGACGCTGCGCACGCGGACCGCGCAGGAGTGGGACGAGATCCTGATGTCGACCGGAGTGCCGGCGGCCCCGGTGCTGACCGTTCCCCAGGCGTTGGCGTCGCCGCAGGTCGAGCACCGGCGCCTCGCCCATCGCCTCCCGGTCTCCGCACAGGACGGCAGGGAACTGACCCTGCTCGGCAGCCCTACGCACGTGGACGGCGAGGCACTCGCCCCGCCGGGTCCCCCGCCGCGGCTCGGTGAGCACACGGACGAGGTGCTGGACGCCATCGGCTTCTCCTCCGCCGAGATCGCCGCGCTGCGCGACGAGGGAGCGATATGA
- a CDS encoding MFS transporter, which yields MIAETHPSRPVATARRAALASLVGTTIEWFDFFIYSTASALVFGHLFFPHANPHVGRLASFATLAVAFAARPIGAAIFGHLGDRLGRRATLITTLGIMGGATGLIGCLPTYDSIGMWAPVLLVILRLLQGIAVGGEWGGAVLMSVENAPAGRRSLYGSAPQVGSPIGLLLSTGAMSAVATLDESSLMSWGWRIPFLTGFLLLLIGLLIRLGVEESVEFSKAKDAGETARTPLLEVFARAWKGLLTGIGLQASVNVVFYLIAVFFLSYATNALGYHRDTALLIVSFAAAVDLFALPLFAHLSDRIGAHRIFFSGAAFTLVAGYPFFQLLDTGNLVVVTATITVMMIGAHATTYAVISSMIAGLFDTQVRYSGTALSNALGGLVFSAPTPLIAEAVVGEDGTRWWPLVLMTGVATLISLLSLLGLRSRPRPADAGSDPWAADTANDASPSAGHGWRHTSTRKAQRS from the coding sequence GTGATCGCCGAAACCCACCCGTCCCGGCCCGTGGCGACCGCCCGCCGAGCGGCGCTGGCAAGCCTGGTCGGCACGACCATCGAATGGTTCGACTTCTTCATCTACAGCACCGCGTCCGCGTTGGTGTTCGGCCATCTGTTCTTCCCCCACGCGAACCCGCATGTCGGCAGGCTCGCCTCCTTCGCGACCCTCGCGGTGGCGTTCGCGGCGCGTCCGATCGGCGCCGCCATATTCGGGCACCTGGGCGACCGCCTGGGCCGCCGCGCGACACTCATCACCACCCTGGGCATCATGGGCGGGGCGACCGGCCTGATCGGATGCCTGCCAACCTACGACAGCATCGGCATGTGGGCACCGGTCCTGCTCGTCATCCTGCGGCTCCTCCAAGGCATCGCCGTAGGCGGTGAATGGGGCGGCGCGGTCCTCATGTCGGTCGAGAACGCGCCCGCGGGACGCAGAAGCCTGTACGGCTCGGCGCCGCAGGTGGGCAGCCCCATCGGCCTGCTCCTGTCCACCGGCGCGATGTCCGCGGTCGCCACACTCGATGAGTCCAGTCTGATGTCGTGGGGATGGCGGATCCCGTTCCTCACGGGGTTCCTCCTGCTGCTCATCGGGCTGCTGATCCGGCTCGGCGTCGAAGAGTCGGTGGAGTTCAGCAAGGCCAAGGACGCGGGGGAGACCGCACGAACGCCGCTGCTGGAGGTCTTTGCCCGCGCATGGAAAGGCCTGCTCACCGGTATCGGCCTGCAGGCTTCCGTGAACGTCGTCTTCTACCTCATCGCGGTCTTCTTCCTCTCGTACGCGACGAACGCCCTGGGCTATCACCGCGACACCGCGTTGCTCATCGTCAGCTTCGCGGCCGCGGTCGACCTGTTCGCCTTGCCGCTGTTCGCCCATCTGTCCGATCGCATCGGCGCCCACCGCATCTTCTTCTCGGGGGCGGCGTTCACACTGGTCGCCGGCTACCCGTTCTTCCAACTGCTCGACACCGGCAACCTGGTGGTGGTCACGGCGACGATCACCGTCATGATGATCGGTGCGCACGCCACCACCTATGCGGTGATCTCCAGCATGATCGCCGGACTGTTCGACACGCAGGTCCGCTACAGCGGTACCGCGCTGAGCAACGCGCTCGGCGGCCTGGTCTTCAGCGCTCCCACTCCGCTGATCGCCGAAGCCGTCGTCGGCGAGGACGGCACCCGCTGGTGGCCGCTGGTCCTGATGACAGGGGTCGCCACCTTGATATCGCTGCTGTCCCTGCTCGGCCTCCGGAGCCGGCCGCGGCCGGCCGACGCGGGCAGTGACCCGTGGGCCGCCGACACCGCGAACGATGCCTCACCATCGGCAGGGCACGGATGGCGTCACACCTCAACGCGAAAGGCACAGAGATCATGA
- a CDS encoding LysR family transcriptional regulator, with amino-acid sequence MDQLSGVELRHLRYFAVVAEAGTVTEAARRLRIAQPSLSQQIRTLERRVGTQLFRRLPQGMELTEAGRLLLDGVNRALGELSSSVSAARAEAPAVTVGVCRGVPQSVLAAAEHAITPDRRRRPAYQRVDSCLQRDLLLGASLAFGILRMPADTSGLRLRTVGNEPLGIVLHGRHPLADRSRLTWSDLCGQRLLWFPSERAPGYAAAVLKRLREHGWTPDTVPDDHGSHTLFRHRLIGDDALVALRTWSSSADDPDLVWRPVGPEPPHERLVLAAAAGTPWARHLTAGPGRTAT; translated from the coding sequence GTGGACCAGCTTTCCGGCGTGGAGTTGCGGCACCTGCGGTACTTCGCCGTTGTCGCCGAAGCCGGCACCGTCACCGAGGCGGCCCGGCGTCTGCGCATCGCTCAGCCCAGCCTCAGCCAGCAGATCCGGACGCTGGAGCGACGCGTCGGCACGCAACTCTTCCGGCGTCTGCCCCAGGGGATGGAGCTGACCGAGGCAGGACGGCTTCTGCTGGACGGCGTCAACCGGGCGCTGGGCGAGTTGAGCTCGTCCGTCTCGGCAGCACGCGCCGAGGCCCCGGCGGTGACCGTCGGCGTATGCCGGGGCGTGCCGCAGTCCGTGCTGGCCGCGGCGGAGCACGCCATCACGCCCGACCGGCGGCGTCGACCCGCCTACCAGCGGGTCGACTCCTGCCTGCAACGCGATCTACTCCTCGGGGCTTCCCTGGCCTTCGGAATCCTGCGCATGCCGGCGGACACCTCGGGCCTCCGGCTGCGAACGGTCGGCAACGAGCCGCTGGGCATCGTCCTGCACGGCCGCCACCCCCTCGCCGACCGGTCGAGACTGACCTGGTCCGACCTGTGCGGTCAGCGACTGCTGTGGTTCCCGTCGGAACGCGCCCCCGGGTACGCGGCCGCCGTTCTCAAGCGTCTGCGCGAACACGGCTGGACCCCTGACACGGTCCCCGACGATCACGGCAGCCATACGCTGTTCCGCCACAGGCTCATCGGCGATGATGCTCTGGTCGCTCTCCGGACCTGGAGCAGCTCGGCCGATGATCCAGACCTCGTCTGGCGCCCAGTCGGACCGGAACCGCCCCATGAACGGCTGGTGCTGGCCGCGGCCGCCGGTACCCCCTGGGCCCGGCACCTGACGGCAGGGCCCGGCCGCACCGCAACCTGA